The nucleotide window CGGGTCGGCGCCTTCTgcagaggggagagagagagagagagagagagagagagcagatggGCATGATAATAGTCGTTTAGTTAGGCTGTTAAGATTGTCATTTTCCTCTAAATTGGGTTAgtagaaataaaaaattattgctAGGGTAAGTGAGATAGTTTTGGTTTATTTTGGTGTTTTTGATCAAGGACCCTTTATCAAAAGGACGGGGGACTCAAATCCGGTAAAGGGTCTCTGGTCTTAGAGATTACGAATAAAATCTGATCATAAAAtcctcataatttttttttaaaaaaaaggtgaaaaaattatacatatactaGAAGGGCCCATCCACTATGTGTATGGAGAGAAGTTAAAGATAGTGGAAAAACTTTCCGTACAATtaccacattttatgcttaattttttttttttttacaatttaccatattatctttattaattaattatatttcatagttttttaatatataaaggttaaattagataaaaatgaattaatcgTTCATTCGGTGTTACTGTCCATTCGTAGGCGAAAAGACGATTCTACCTCCCAGACCGACTGTCTTGCCCTCACTTTTCTTCCTTCTGCCTGCTAAACCGCCTCCTTCACTCCCTCCTCAACTGCGGCTCTTCCTCCAACGCCACCCTTCAGAGATTCCAATTCCGCGTCGGATTTTGTCTCCACAGGCCGGTCTACTTGAGTCACCAACGACAAAAGCCCACCTCCAAACTCACCCCTCTCCTTACAACACAGCAACAGTTTGCACTTGGTACGTTTTCATTCCTCACTGTTTTCGGCTCAGGGCTTTTTGATTGAAAACCCTTTGTTTTCTTGGGAGAAAAGCGTTGTGGGTTTTAGTTTTCTTGGCTATTGCTTATGTTTGTGTgtgaaagtttgaatctttggtGTGTTTTGATAGAGATGAGCTCGAATTTTGATTGAGATTGGAGATGGATGAGTTCgaaatgcaaaacccaaagcagagcactctgtttttttttttcgtagtTGCTCTATATAGTTGAAATAATTATAATACTGGGTTAGCGGTTGAGGCTTTATTGGGAAGTGAAGGAAACAGTATTATTAGACATGGGTTTTTGCTTTTTAAGCTtcttttgctttgttttcttGAGATTTCGTTATGGGGGCCGGGTTAAATGTTGTTCTTTTGTTGGCTGGTATATGTAATAGATGACAGAAGATCCTATCAAAAAAAGAAAGCCGATGATGGAAGAAACATTAAATTCCAGTGTTTGACTATTATGATTATTAGTCAATTGGAAATCAGCTTTCCTTAGTATGTTTTAAACTTGTATCGTATTAGAATATGACAGAAAATGCATGGCATCGAGAATATGAATTTACACTCTGCATATAtatcaaatttcagattttttgTGTTTAATTAAAGAAGGACAATTTTAGGCATTTTAAAaatttaaccttaagccttattggcttaattaatacggATAAGTACTTTCTCCTTGTGCATATAAAAACGGATCTTTGTGCTAGAAGCCTAGAATTTACTTGGCTTATTCTCCAAGGAATAAGATTCACTTCTCTGGTCGTTTAGTGCTCATACATAAAGCTTCGACACACCTTTGGAACTATTCTTACACACAAGCTATTAAAGACATTCTCTTCTTTCTCCTCAAACCACCCAAACCCCTACCCCTAACCTCTCGCCGTCTCTGCAACCCCTTCTGAATTCTACTCACTTTTCCTCAGTGAAGCCATGGGAGACCTTGCCGTTACTTCCAAGGAGGGCCCCAAGCTCCCCATCCCCGGCCAACGCAACGTCCTCATCACCAGCGCATTGCCGTATGTCAACAACGTCCCTCATCTCGGCAACATCATCGGCTGTGTTCTCAGCGCCGATGTCTTCGCTCGCTACTGCCGTCTCCGGGGATACAACACTGTCTATATCTGCGGCACCGATGAGTACGGCACCGCCACCGAGACCAAAGCCCTGGAGGAGAAGTGTAGCCCCAAGGAGATCTGCGATAAGTAAGTTTTATTTCTCGCGGTGAAATTTTATGTGTGaattttttataatttactGCAGTTAATTTATCTGGAGCTCAATGGAAATGGTTCGTGGATTTTGCAGGTATCATGCGATTCATAGGCAGGTGTACGAGTGGTTCAATATAAGTTTTGACAAATTCGGGCGAACTTCGATGCCGGAGCAGACGGAGGTGTGCCAAGCGATTTTCAATAGGCTGCTGGAGAATAATTGGCTTTCTGAGAACACAATGCAGCAGGTAACATTCACTGGATTGTAATTGTATCGATTTCGTTGcgattttggttggttttgtgcATGCTGAGCATTGTGATTTGAGATGTGTTTATAATATGTGTTGAGTTAACTTGAGTTACTGTTGTTCAGCTATATTGTGATACTTGCACACGGTTTTTAGCCGACAGGCTTGTGGAGGGGACGTGCCCAACTCAAGGTTGTGATTATACTTCTGCAAGAGGAGATCAGTGTGAGAACTGTGGGAAGCTTTTAAACCCCACAGAATTAAAGGATCCGAAGTGCAAGGTACAGAGTTTTTGTGTATCCTTTACTTTTTGAAACTTATATTCCTTGccatgtgtgtgtatattacTATCTAATATCTACATACCATGCATCTCGCTTGAAGGAAAGACTTTGTTAACTGCCTGATTGTATATAAATGTCCTTGTCCTTGTtctaaaataattaataaataatTAAGGATTTGTGAGAGCAACTTCTTTCCACATGGTAGCTGTAGCATTGAATTTACAGAAATGTTACACCATTATGCTTCTCATTTTTGGCAATTGTAAGCAGGTCTGTAAGTCGACTCCACGGATTCGTGATACAAACCATTTGTTTCTGGAACTGCCTTTGCTGAAGGATAGGTTGGAAGAGTATATTAATAAAATGTCAGTGGAGGGGTCTTGGAGCCAGAATGCCATTCAAGCAACAAATGCGTGGCTCAGAGAGGGGCTTAAACAACGGTGTATCACTAGGGATCTGAAGTGGGGGGTTCCAGTTCCACATGATAACTTCAGGGACAAGGTTAATACATGTTAATTTAAGTTTTGCCAACTTCCACTGATTCTTTTTAATGAATTTCCAAATTTCTCATCTTAGTTCAAACATTGCTATTGGTAGGTTTTCTATGTGTGGTTTGATGCGCCTATTGGATATGTTTCAATTACTAAATGCTACACTCCAGATTGGGAGAAATGGTGGAAGAATCCAGAGGATGTGGAGTTGTATCAGTTTATGGGCAAAGATAATGTGCCATTCCACACGGTAAGCTACGTATaatttaaatataaatatacTTAGCTTAATTGGATCTGTGGGAAGTATCGCATTTGGCAATTCTTTCCGGGATTACCATCATTCATGAGTCATTTATACACTAGTGGAAATGACTAGTAATAACTCCATATTATATAGTCTGACACTCAAAATTTTTGTGGAGGAAATGATATTCAAAAATGTCTGTCTTCCTCTTCAAATCTCTAATAATAGTAGAGTCCTAGTCTACTCTCCGTTGGAAATGACGCAAAGACAAATTTTGATATTAGATCTCTCCAAATTCATATGCTTCTTGGACCAGTAGCTGTATGCCTGTATGCTTCCTCCATTACACTCCACTTCCAAGGCTTTCAGGGGCAGCATGCCCTCACTTTTTCTCCTGGCTCTCTCATTTATGTTCACTAATTCGACTGTATACaagttcttctctttttctttgaagAAAAGTTAATTTCAACTGTGTTAGCATTTGTCTCTTAGGTGATGTTTCCTTCCACGCTTCTTGGAACTGGTGAAAATTGGACCTTAATGAAGACAATTAGTGTTACTGAATACTTGAACTATGAAGCAGGTATGTTTACTATATTGTATTGCTATTCCCAGAGGACCTTGTTTATGGAAGCTCAAAGTTTCCTTGGTACAGTTTGTAGTAGGTGTTATAAATGTGGATTGCTTTTATAGGAAAGTTTTCCAAGAGTAAAGGGATTGGAGTATTTGGAAACGATGCCAGAGATACAAACATTCCTGTTGAAGTATGGCGATATTACTTGCTGACCAATAGGCCCGAGGTAatattttaatgttttttatgAGTGAACTTCTTTCTCTGTATCTTTGTCACTCCTTTATGTGTGTGGGtgtgtgtttatttatttatttttatatatttggtAAAACAGGTGTCAGATACATTATTTACATGGGCGGATTTGCAAGCGAAGCTCAACAGTGAATTGCTGAATAATTTGGGCAACTTCATTAACCGAGTTTTGAGTTTTGTTGCCAAACCTTCAGGTTAGTATTGACCATTCAGCTGATGTCTTTGAACAAGATTCAAGGTTATTATCTTGGTGATGCAGCTTTctattatgttttcttgttctttgacTTTTATGATTTAGTGGGCACTAATAGCTCCAATGGTAGAGCCCTTGTGCATAAGCTTATTTCCAGAGTTTAACTTCTCACCCTCCCCTTCCCTGGATCATAAGCAAATGACTGTAAGCCAGTCAACTGCTAGACCAACAGGTCTTAAAACCAGAAGAAAAAATAGGCCTGACTCTCTTTGACAACTTTAAAAACCAAGGCTCTTCCCTCCCTTATATCTAAGCAAGGAATTAATGGGCAAATGCTTTTGCTGCCCCCACCAGTCAAGAGCTTTGACCTCATGATGAAGATGAGAATATTTCTTACATTCCAGTGGGGATATTCTATTCTTGAGGTGCAAATAACTAAACATCTTGACAATGCAGCATTCATTTACCAAGATTGTGTACAAGTCCCTTTATGGAGAATGGATAAGAGAGATACATGCACAATAATTAATGACTTGGGCTCTCTGTTCATTGTATCTTTACCTTTTTATATATGTTTGCTAGGTTCCAGTTGAGCATTGTATACCTGCTGCATTCAAACTAACAAGTTCCAACTACAGGTCAAGGATATGACTCCATTATTCCAGATGCTCAAGATGCCATCTCTGATCCTTTGACAGAGAAAATAGCTGAAAAAGTGGGTAAATGTGTGGAGCAATATGTGGAGGCCATGGAGAAggtgattgaaatttgaaagataGTGTTGTTGTGCATGACTGGAAGCTTCTCCTTCCTACCTGTGTTCACATTTCTATTGCATTGTAGGTAAAACTAAAGCAAGGACTCAAACTAGCAATGAGCATTTCAAGTGAAGGGAATGCATATCTGCAAGTAAGCATGTTTTAATCTCTATTTCACTTGTTTCTCTGCCTGCTCATCTATTTCCAATTGTCAGCTGCTAAGTCGCACTGTCTGTACACTTGAATTGAATGCAGGAAAGTCAGTTCTGGAAGCTTTACAAGGAAGATCAACCTCGCTGCTCCATTGTTATGAGAACTGCAGTGGGGCTAGTGCATCTTCTTGCTTGCTTATTAGAACCCTTCATGCCATCTTTTTCTGTTGAGGTAATATTTTTGTTTGCAAATTTTGTGTTACTCTGAAGTGTTTTTTGTGATCACATGGTAACACTATAATCATCCATGCTAAtatcttttatatttttctttttaaaattgcATTCAAGGTATTTAAGCAGCTTAATTTGTCTCCTGAGACGCATATATCACTTTGTGATGATAAAGGCGATACTGATAGGGCAAGACGGCCATGGGAGATTGTACCTAGAGGTCACAAGATTGGGAAACCAGAGCCGTTGTTCAAGGAATTGGTATGTCTCTGTTGTGCTCTGTCTTTTACTTATTGATTGGGGAATAGATTTAGG belongs to Rosa chinensis cultivar Old Blush chromosome 4, RchiOBHm-V2, whole genome shotgun sequence and includes:
- the LOC112198431 gene encoding probable methionine--tRNA ligase, which gives rise to MGDLAVTSKEGPKLPIPGQRNVLITSALPYVNNVPHLGNIIGCVLSADVFARYCRLRGYNTVYICGTDEYGTATETKALEEKCSPKEICDKYHAIHRQVYEWFNISFDKFGRTSMPEQTEVCQAIFNRLLENNWLSENTMQQLYCDTCTRFLADRLVEGTCPTQGCDYTSARGDQCENCGKLLNPTELKDPKCKVCKSTPRIRDTNHLFLELPLLKDRLEEYINKMSVEGSWSQNAIQATNAWLREGLKQRCITRDLKWGVPVPHDNFRDKVFYVWFDAPIGYVSITKCYTPDWEKWWKNPEDVELYQFMGKDNVPFHTVMFPSTLLGTGENWTLMKTISVTEYLNYEAGKFSKSKGIGVFGNDARDTNIPVEVWRYYLLTNRPEVSDTLFTWADLQAKLNSELLNNLGNFINRVLSFVAKPSGQGYDSIIPDAQDAISDPLTEKIAEKVGKCVEQYVEAMEKVKLKQGLKLAMSISSEGNAYLQESQFWKLYKEDQPRCSIVMRTAVGLVHLLACLLEPFMPSFSVEVFKQLNLSPETHISLCDDKGDTDRARRPWEIVPRGHKIGKPEPLFKELNDDEVDSLRKRFAGSQADRKEREEAEAVKLAEQLKKSKVSDKSGKKKQQATKSATEAEISISRLDIRVGLITKAQKHPDADALYVEEIDVGEGQPRTVVSGLVRFIPLEEMQNRKVCVLCNLKPATMRGIKSQAMVLAASNSDHTTVELVDPPKSAQVGERITFPGFQGEPDDVLNPKKKVWETLQVDLHSNPELVACYKDIPLTTSAGVCTVKSIRGGSIR